The following proteins are co-located in the Verrucomicrobiota bacterium genome:
- the prmC gene encoding peptide chain release factor N(5)-glutamine methyltransferase — MARAPFCGIGEAVTVLEVIQRSTDFLAKKGVDSPRLQIELLLAHALKIPRLNLYLNFARPLSETEIDAVRQMVKRRGHREPLQHITGSTSFCGLELKVTPAVLVPRPETELLAERAWKFLNERAGQSGPVTALDFGTGSGCLAVALAVNAPAVRFRAVDVSEAALEVARENAAAHHLSDRIQFGCGNGFDALPGGARFDLIVSNPPYIPSREIETLQPEVRDFDPRLALDGGEDGLGFYRALASKAKSFLRPEGKLMLEFGDGQEERIRTLFEDHTWTIESVECDHSGRPRIIVARPSGF; from the coding sequence ATGGCGCGAGCGCCATTTTGCGGTATTGGTGAAGCCGTGACCGTTTTGGAAGTCATTCAGCGCAGCACGGATTTTTTGGCCAAGAAAGGCGTGGATTCGCCCCGGCTCCAGATCGAATTGCTCCTGGCGCACGCGTTGAAAATCCCGCGCCTGAACCTATACTTGAATTTCGCGCGGCCACTGTCGGAAACCGAAATCGATGCCGTCCGCCAGATGGTCAAACGCCGTGGCCATCGCGAGCCCCTCCAGCACATCACCGGCTCCACTTCCTTTTGCGGTCTGGAACTGAAGGTCACCCCGGCGGTGCTCGTGCCGCGCCCGGAGACAGAACTTCTGGCCGAGCGCGCCTGGAAGTTTTTGAACGAGCGGGCGGGCCAATCCGGCCCGGTCACGGCTCTCGATTTCGGCACGGGCAGCGGTTGCCTGGCCGTGGCCCTGGCTGTGAACGCGCCGGCCGTTCGCTTCCGGGCGGTCGATGTTTCCGAAGCCGCGCTGGAAGTGGCGCGCGAAAATGCGGCAGCTCATCACCTCTCGGATCGCATTCAGTTTGGGTGCGGCAATGGGTTCGACGCTTTGCCCGGCGGAGCTCGATTCGATTTGATCGTGTCGAACCCGCCGTACATTCCTTCGCGCGAGATCGAAACGCTCCAACCGGAAGTGCGCGACTTCGATCCGCGCCTGGCTCTGGATGGCGGTGAGGACGGCCTGGGCTTCTACCGCGCATTGGCTTCCAAGGCCAAGAGTTTCCTTCGCCCGGAGGGCAAACTCATGCTCGAATTCGGCGACGGGCAGGAAGAAAGGATCCGGACCTTGTTTGAGGATCATACCTGGACCATTGAGTCAGTCGAATGCGACCACAGCGGCCGTCCGCGAATAATCGTGGCGCGGCCAAGCGGATTTTGA